A window of Flammeovirga kamogawensis genomic DNA:
GAGAATTATATTACTTATTTGGATAACTATTATTAGTACAAATGTCTTTTCACAAGAAGAAATTCAGAAAGCAAAAGAACAGGTTGCTAAAACAGAAGCTATTCTAGAAAGTACTAAAGATAAAAAAGAAACCTCTCTAAGTGAGCTTAACGATATTGAAGCACAAATTGAAGGTAGAGCACATTTTTTAGGCCAAATAAAAACCCGAATTAAGAAGGCTCAATCAGAGGCTATTGCAGCAAGTAATAGTATAGATTCTTTACAATTAAAAATTAGCATTCTTAAAGAAGAATATGCTGAATTGGTTTATGCAGTTTATAAAACAGGTGGTGACCTTCAACAACTAGCTTATGTTTTTTCTAGTGATAATTTTAGCCAGTTTGTTCGCAGAGCTAATTATCTTGAACATTATAAGGACGTTCGTAAGAAACAAATTTTAGAAATTGAGAGGTCTCAAGAATTGCTAGCTAGTAAAAAAATTGAATTAGAAGCAAGAAATAAAGAAGAGTCAGCATTACTAGTTGAAGAAAACACACAGTTAAAAGCTCTTCAAAAATTAGAAAATAGGCAAGAACAAGTTGTAACTGATCTAAGAAAAAAAGAAGTAGAACTAGCTCAAAAACTAAAATTAGAACGTAAAGCACTTATTGAATTACAACGTCAAATGCTTGCTTTAACATCAAGTGTTAAGAAGAATAAGAACGATGACTTTAATGAAATAAAAGAACCTAGTTCAAATAAAAAGCCTGAAATAAACAGCAAAAATATATCTGTTAGCTTTTCAGAAACAAGAGGGAAATTAATTTGGCCTGTTAAAGACGCTGTTATTGCTAATCATTTTGGTGTTCGTCCACACCCAGTACTCAGTGGAGTGACAATAGAAAACCACGGTATTGATTTAAGAGTTTATGAAAATGCTGAAGTAAAAAGTGTATTTGATGGTGTTGTGACTGCGGTAACAAAAGTACCTAACTTACAAAATGTAGTAATGTTAAGACATGGCGATTATTTTACAGTTTATTCTAAATTAGAAACAGTAAAAGTAAATGTTGGAGATGTCATTTCTAAAAATAAAGTTATTGGTAAAGCAGGAAAAAATATTGATGGATTCTTCGAGATTCAGTTTCAAATATGGAATATGAATGGAGAAAAATTAGATCCAGAACAGTGGTTAACTTTAAAATAAAAACTCGTTGTATCTAAGAACTTTAGAAGAAAATCTGTAAACGAATGTTTATAAAAAATCGATTCAGCTTCTTTTTAATGATAATTATACGGAAATTAGTTTTTTTTAAGACCCAGTAGTGAACTCTTCAAAAAAATTCACGTTCAAATTTGAACACAATCAATAAAAAAATATGAAAAAAATTATTATCACGATAGTTGCATTATTTGCAAGCTTCAGTCTTTACGCACAATCTCCTTCTTTATCAACTCAAGTTCAAGGTCAAAATATGGATTTTGAAACTATTAAAACTCTTATTAAAGCAGAAAAAAGAGGTGTTTTAAAGGAAAATATGAATTTGTCTGAAGCTGAAGCTGAAAAATTTTGGCCTGTTTATGATAAGTATGAATACGATCAAAGCAAAATTCTTAATGAGCAATATGCGTTATTAAAAGAATATGCTGAAAGTTTTGAAACTCTTGATGCAAAAAGAACAGATGAATTAATGAGTATTGCTTTCAAATTAAATAAGCAAGAAATTACATTAAATCAAAAATATTATAAGCAGATGAAAAAAGTAGTTTCTACGCAAACAGCTGCTCGTTTTTCTCAAATCATGAGTCAATTAAATACAGTAATTGATTTAAGCATGACACAAGAATTACCATTAATCAATAATTTATAATTAGTTGATAGTAAAAAAAAGCCCAATGAATTAATTATTCATTGGGCTTTTTTGTATTCATTAATCCAAAACCTTCGGGACTTTAAAAAAGTCTTTATCATGTTTTGGAGCATTTTTCAATCCATCTTCATGACTTAATGTATGTTTGGCAATATCCTCACGCCATACACTTTGTTCATCAGTCATATGTGTAAGTGGTGCTACTCCTTCAGTATCTACTTCTTCTAGTTTGGCAACCCATTCCACAATTTCATTCATGCTTTTCAGCATTTTTTCTTCACTCGTTTCATCTAGCTCTAAGCGAGATAAATGAGCAATTTTCTCTATGCTCTCCTTATCAATAATCATAAAATATGCAGCTTTTAATTACACTACTCACACAAAGTAAGGGAATAATTTAAAAAAATCGCAACATAGACTCAAGATACTAAGAGATTATTGCTTTTTAGTATATGCTTTTCCTAACTGACTTATTAATTCTCCTTCAATTATATTTTTCACTTTCTCTTTTAACATTTTCACATCATCCAAAGTCATACCTTCAGTAGAAATAGGTTCATGCTGAATTAGAGTTAAAGGATGCCAATGTAAAGTGGGCCCTAAAGCAGGCCATATTTTCCAATTAGTTACTAAAGTGACAGGAACAACTGGCTTTTGTGCTCTAATTGCTATAATGAAAGCTCCATCTTTAAACCTTTGTAATACAGGAGGTTTTCTATTTTGAGTTCCTTCGGGAAATACACCAATAGAAAAACCATTATTTAATGTATCAATAGACTGTCTAAACATTTTCTCTGTCTTCACAGCGTTTCCTCTATCTACACATATATGGATATTTTTAAACATCCAACCGAACAAAGGTATTCTTGTTAAGCTTTCTTTACCTAAAAATATTACTAGTTGGTTTACTAAAACCTGAACAGCAGGAATATCTAAAAATGAAGAGTGATTTGCCAAAAACACATAAGACTGACCTTTAGTTAACTCAGATCTATATTCTTTACGAACAGGTATAAAAATTAAAATGTAAGTTAAAGTTGACCATACTTTATTTAAATAATAGGAAAACTTTAGCAAACGCTTATTTGGCGATAATATTATTACGATGTACAAAGGGTAGAGAAGTATTAATCCAAGTGAAAAAACACTCACTCCATACACCAAGTAAAGTCTAAGAATAAAAGTCATTTATAATCTATTTTTAAAGGATGCCTGACTTCTAAGTATCCTTATTTTTATTAAAATTAGATACAAAGTTAAGCATTGCTCAATTCAAATTGATAAGTAAGAACAATAAAAATTGTACCATGAAGATGATATTTATTTTCTGTATCATAGTACAACTTCATGATTTTAACGCATACTTATCTAAATTTTATCAATTACATGACAATTAATGCGAGTGAATTGCTAATTTTATAATCTGTTTTTGTAGTTCACATTAGACCGTTTATATGCGCTCAGTAGACCAACTCAACCCCAAAGAATACATTATCGTTAAAGGTGCCCGTGTCAACAATTTAAAAAATGTTGAT
This region includes:
- the gatC gene encoding Asp-tRNA(Asn)/Glu-tRNA(Gln) amidotransferase subunit GatC, translated to MIIDKESIEKIAHLSRLELDETSEEKMLKSMNEIVEWVAKLEEVDTEGVAPLTHMTDEQSVWREDIAKHTLSHEDGLKNAPKHDKDFFKVPKVLD
- a CDS encoding murein hydrolase activator EnvC family protein, which encodes MSKRIILLIWITIISTNVFSQEEIQKAKEQVAKTEAILESTKDKKETSLSELNDIEAQIEGRAHFLGQIKTRIKKAQSEAIAASNSIDSLQLKISILKEEYAELVYAVYKTGGDLQQLAYVFSSDNFSQFVRRANYLEHYKDVRKKQILEIERSQELLASKKIELEARNKEESALLVEENTQLKALQKLENRQEQVVTDLRKKEVELAQKLKLERKALIELQRQMLALTSSVKKNKNDDFNEIKEPSSNKKPEINSKNISVSFSETRGKLIWPVKDAVIANHFGVRPHPVLSGVTIENHGIDLRVYENAEVKSVFDGVVTAVTKVPNLQNVVMLRHGDYFTVYSKLETVKVNVGDVISKNKVIGKAGKNIDGFFEIQFQIWNMNGEKLDPEQWLTLK
- a CDS encoding lysophospholipid acyltransferase family protein translates to MTFILRLYLVYGVSVFSLGLILLYPLYIVIILSPNKRLLKFSYYLNKVWSTLTYILIFIPVRKEYRSELTKGQSYVFLANHSSFLDIPAVQVLVNQLVIFLGKESLTRIPLFGWMFKNIHICVDRGNAVKTEKMFRQSIDTLNNGFSIGVFPEGTQNRKPPVLQRFKDGAFIIAIRAQKPVVPVTLVTNWKIWPALGPTLHWHPLTLIQHEPISTEGMTLDDVKMLKEKVKNIIEGELISQLGKAYTKKQ